The Chryseolinea soli genome contains a region encoding:
- a CDS encoding sulfatase — protein sequence MKSRSRKIVIGALLLASLAHAISTGAQPKSASKKTNFVFILCDDMGYNDVGPYGATDIRTPNIDKLASGGLKFTSFYTPSPVCSPTRAGLLTGRYPKRLGIDHVFFPESFTGLSPDEVTIAEALKTQGYATGAIGKWHLGHHREYLPLQQGFDEYFGIPYSNDMQGVVYLRGNTVENFSVDQHYTTKTYTEESVKFINKHKDGPFFLYLAHSMPHVPLYASPAFEGKSKRGLYGDVIEEIDWSVGEVVKALNTAGLAENTLVVFTSDNGPWLIFDIEGGSAKPLRNGKGTTFEGGQRVPAIFYWPGTIKPGTENNDLALMFDIFPTFVKLSGAADYKFKNPIDGEDISAVLTGKAKRKGDEFIYYYNGKIEAFRKGDWKIIFPATAPPNQPVTADNAHDTLLFNLRTDVGEQQNVLKEKHDVVPGLLKALEAATNKLGKTPPPLVQRMPSDDSHIAKRKQRQGSK from the coding sequence ATGAAATCCCGCTCCCGAAAAATAGTTATTGGCGCATTACTGCTGGCGTCATTGGCCCATGCGATCAGCACCGGCGCCCAACCGAAATCAGCCTCCAAAAAAACAAACTTCGTCTTCATCCTCTGCGACGACATGGGCTACAATGACGTTGGCCCGTATGGCGCCACCGACATCCGTACACCCAACATCGACAAGCTGGCTTCGGGTGGACTCAAGTTCACGTCCTTCTACACGCCCTCGCCGGTATGCAGCCCGACGCGTGCCGGTTTGCTGACCGGCCGTTACCCAAAGCGGTTGGGGATCGATCACGTTTTCTTTCCCGAAAGCTTCACCGGGCTTTCGCCGGATGAGGTTACCATCGCGGAAGCATTGAAGACACAAGGTTATGCCACGGGTGCCATCGGTAAGTGGCACCTGGGCCATCACCGCGAATACCTGCCGCTGCAACAAGGCTTCGACGAATACTTCGGCATACCGTATAGCAACGACATGCAAGGTGTGGTGTACCTGCGCGGCAACACGGTTGAGAATTTTTCGGTCGATCAGCACTATACCACAAAAACCTATACCGAGGAGTCGGTCAAGTTCATCAACAAACATAAGGACGGTCCTTTCTTTCTCTACCTGGCACACTCGATGCCACACGTGCCCCTGTATGCTTCGCCCGCATTCGAGGGCAAGTCGAAGCGCGGATTGTATGGGGATGTGATCGAGGAGATCGATTGGAGCGTAGGGGAGGTGGTGAAAGCGTTGAACACGGCCGGCCTAGCGGAGAACACCCTCGTGGTTTTTACCAGCGACAACGGGCCTTGGTTGATCTTTGATATAGAGGGCGGCTCGGCCAAACCTTTGCGCAATGGGAAGGGCACTACGTTTGAAGGAGGTCAGCGTGTGCCGGCGATTTTCTATTGGCCGGGAACGATCAAGCCCGGAACGGAGAACAATGACCTGGCGCTTATGTTCGATATTTTTCCCACGTTCGTAAAATTGTCGGGCGCTGCGGATTACAAATTTAAAAATCCAATCGACGGCGAAGACATCTCCGCTGTGCTCACCGGTAAGGCCAAACGCAAAGGCGACGAGTTCATCTACTACTACAACGGCAAGATCGAAGCGTTTCGCAAGGGCGACTGGAAAATCATTTTTCCGGCGACAGCCCCTCCAAACCAACCCGTCACGGCCGATAATGCTCACGATACGCTGCTCTTCAATCTGAGGACCGACGTGGGTGAGCAACAAAACGTCTTAAAAGAAAAACATGATGTTGTGCCCGGTTTGCTAAAAGCGCTGGAAGCGGCGACAAACAAGCTTGGGAAAACACCGCCGCCGTTGGTGCAGCGTATGCCATCAGACGACAGTCACATTGCGAAACGAAAGCAACGCCAAGGGAGCAAATGA
- a CDS encoding sulfatase-like hydrolase/transferase — MTTTQSPPRWKRVLYIFLALAVPLAIVFSIVLRPYASHDWDIVFDEKGMEQKKQFLSAPVVRDAAERPPNIIVLVADDLGKTDLPLYGTTPVKTPYLDSLAATGVKFTEGYVTASICSPSRAGLLTGRYQQRFGHETQPVNRYMRNYLERALANTFIDRQQLEFADLTKTPTSESIAKQGLPLQEITLADLLKHNGYATGIIGKWHLGSAESFQPLNRGFDYHYGFYEAFSWYADTTDRAFVNVRNRGIMDSHVWEFGRVGNALIRRNNEILDEKEFLTYKIAGEAINFIDQKKDNPFFLYVPFNAPHTPFQAPKNDVDKLEAQGIDRRKAVYYAMIENLDNAIGAILKKIKASGLEENTLIFFISDNGGATYTGATDNAPLKGGKMSLYEGGINVPFIVRWKGHLPAGRVYDKPVSSLDIFATSAAAARAELPPGRAYDGVNIIPYLTQADSTAPHEALFWRAGFNKAVRKGDWKLVINNKDNITALYNLATDKSEHNNVAGANPAKVKELEYALAGWEKQLVQPLWPSNGFFVNEFDGQEDRFTL; from the coding sequence ATGACCACAACCCAATCGCCGCCGCGCTGGAAAAGAGTACTCTACATTTTTCTTGCCCTTGCCGTTCCCTTGGCGATCGTGTTTTCCATTGTGCTCAGGCCTTATGCATCGCATGACTGGGATATTGTTTTCGACGAAAAAGGCATGGAGCAAAAAAAACAATTTTTATCCGCGCCGGTGGTTCGCGATGCTGCAGAACGCCCACCCAACATCATCGTTTTGGTGGCCGACGACCTGGGGAAAACAGACCTCCCGCTCTACGGAACTACCCCGGTGAAGACACCTTACCTCGACAGCCTGGCGGCGACGGGAGTGAAGTTCACGGAGGGTTATGTGACCGCTTCCATTTGCAGTCCGTCGCGGGCCGGACTGTTGACCGGTCGCTACCAGCAACGCTTTGGTCATGAGACGCAGCCCGTGAACCGGTACATGCGCAATTACCTGGAGCGCGCACTGGCCAACACGTTCATCGACCGGCAGCAACTCGAGTTTGCCGACCTGACAAAAACACCGACATCCGAAAGCATCGCGAAACAAGGGCTGCCGCTGCAAGAGATCACGCTGGCCGACTTGTTGAAACACAACGGCTACGCTACCGGCATCATTGGGAAATGGCACCTGGGTTCCGCCGAAAGTTTCCAGCCACTGAACCGGGGTTTCGATTATCATTATGGATTTTATGAGGCATTTTCCTGGTATGCCGATACGACGGACCGCGCCTTCGTGAACGTGCGAAATCGCGGCATCATGGACTCGCACGTTTGGGAGTTCGGACGCGTGGGAAATGCATTGATCCGGCGCAACAACGAGATCCTGGACGAGAAAGAATTTCTCACCTACAAGATCGCCGGCGAGGCCATAAACTTCATCGATCAGAAGAAAGACAATCCCTTTTTTCTCTATGTTCCGTTCAATGCCCCGCACACGCCTTTCCAGGCACCAAAAAATGATGTAGATAAACTGGAAGCGCAAGGGATCGATCGCCGGAAGGCTGTGTACTATGCCATGATCGAAAATCTGGACAACGCGATCGGTGCGATCCTGAAGAAAATAAAAGCTTCAGGGCTTGAGGAAAATACATTGATATTTTTCATCAGCGACAACGGCGGAGCAACCTATACCGGCGCCACCGACAATGCGCCGCTGAAAGGCGGAAAAATGTCGCTATACGAGGGAGGTATCAACGTTCCTTTTATCGTGCGGTGGAAAGGCCACTTGCCCGCGGGCCGGGTTTATGACAAGCCGGTTTCGTCGCTGGATATCTTTGCTACGTCCGCGGCAGCAGCGCGTGCCGAACTCCCGCCCGGTCGTGCGTATGACGGCGTAAATATCATTCCTTACCTCACGCAAGCCGATTCGACTGCTCCGCACGAAGCGCTGTTCTGGCGCGCCGGATTTAACAAGGCCGTGCGCAAAGGCGACTGGAAACTGGTGATCAACAACAAGGACAACATCACGGCGCTGTATAACCTGGCCACGGATAAATCCGAGCACAATAATGTGGCCGGCGCGAATCCCGCAAAAGTAAAGGAATTGGAGTACGCCCTGGCCGGCTGGGAAAAGCAGCTCGTGCAACCGCTTTGGCCCAGCAATGGATTTTTTGTAAACGAATTTGATGGTCAGGAAGACCGTTTTACTTTGTAG
- a CDS encoding arylsulfatase — MKNIFATALMVTTSATLLSAQSDPQQPYQGKIGKTLAETQQWWPEKKRAPEGAPNIVWILLDDIGYGAISTFGGLVQTPTLDSLANQGLRYTNFHTTAICAPTRAALLTGRNSHSVHMGLFPENAVGTPGYDARMPFEKATVAELLKENGYNTYALGKWHITPLADLTAAGPFNRWPTGRGFEHFYGFPYRGSQDQFHPQLWEDTRRQYEDTKGKHLNTLLADKAIQYLTEQESSAPDKPFFLYVAPGAGHAPHQVAKEWSDRYKGKFDAGWDKYREVVLANQIKLGVVPKNTVLPPRNPGIKDWNTLGADEKKLYARFMEVYAGFLTQTDYEIGRIIKYLKKTGQLDNTLIFVSVGDNGASKEGTFVGVVNNTDPSLTQEQVLQKNIQNIDLIGTEFSKVNYPLGWAMAANTPFRYWKQDANTEGGTRNPLIVFYPKGIKDKGGVRHQYGHVIDVLPTTLELIHAQVPASINGYKQEPIEGTSLAYSINNATAPSQHTVQHYEVKGSRSIYKDGWKAGALHKDGEDFNQDKWELYNLNEDFNERTDLATKHPEKLKELQELFDKEAYKYNVYPLKDLTTPIIGPTLFDGRNVIVFYPGMSTIVELAAPDLRNKSFSLTADVEIPAKGADGVLFSTGGRDNGTSFYVQDQKLNFTYNLGWTKFNVTSSAKAITPGKAQLKFDFKYDGGPRNSGGTGTLYVNGTKVGEARIEKTSNSIFGHEGLNVGFDDLTPVSDTYKVPFAFSGTLNKVTVELKQPETATVTGGK; from the coding sequence ATGAAAAATATATTTGCCACCGCGCTGATGGTCACCACCAGCGCTACCCTACTGAGCGCGCAATCGGACCCGCAGCAACCCTACCAGGGAAAGATCGGAAAGACCTTGGCGGAGACGCAACAATGGTGGCCCGAAAAGAAGAGGGCCCCCGAAGGAGCACCCAACATTGTGTGGATCCTGCTGGACGATATCGGCTACGGCGCCATCAGTACCTTCGGCGGACTCGTCCAAACCCCGACCCTCGATTCACTGGCCAACCAAGGCCTGCGCTACACCAACTTTCACACCACCGCCATTTGCGCACCCACGCGCGCGGCGCTGCTCACGGGACGCAACTCGCATTCCGTGCACATGGGTTTGTTCCCTGAAAATGCCGTGGGCACACCCGGCTATGATGCGCGCATGCCGTTTGAGAAAGCAACCGTGGCCGAGCTCTTGAAGGAGAATGGCTACAATACCTATGCCCTCGGAAAATGGCACATCACACCGCTGGCTGATCTGACTGCCGCCGGACCATTCAACCGTTGGCCTACCGGCCGTGGCTTCGAACATTTCTACGGCTTTCCATATCGCGGAAGCCAGGATCAATTTCACCCACAACTGTGGGAAGATACACGCCGGCAGTACGAAGACACCAAAGGCAAACACCTCAACACGCTATTAGCCGATAAGGCCATTCAATATCTTACCGAACAGGAATCGTCGGCACCGGATAAGCCGTTCTTCTTATACGTCGCGCCGGGAGCGGGTCACGCGCCGCACCAGGTCGCCAAGGAATGGTCGGACCGCTACAAAGGAAAATTCGATGCCGGTTGGGATAAGTACCGGGAGGTGGTTTTAGCAAACCAGATCAAGTTGGGCGTGGTGCCAAAGAACACCGTGCTGCCCCCACGCAACCCGGGCATCAAGGATTGGAACACGCTCGGAGCGGATGAGAAGAAATTGTATGCGCGCTTCATGGAAGTGTATGCCGGGTTCCTCACGCAGACAGACTATGAGATCGGAAGAATTATCAAATACCTGAAGAAAACCGGTCAGCTCGACAACACCCTCATCTTTGTTTCTGTGGGCGACAATGGTGCCAGCAAAGAAGGGACCTTCGTGGGCGTGGTGAACAACACGGATCCGTCACTGACGCAGGAGCAAGTGCTTCAAAAGAATATTCAGAACATTGATCTGATCGGTACGGAGTTTTCTAAAGTGAACTACCCGCTGGGTTGGGCCATGGCCGCTAATACGCCTTTCCGCTATTGGAAACAAGATGCCAACACGGAAGGCGGTACGCGCAACCCACTTATTGTTTTCTATCCAAAAGGAATTAAAGACAAAGGCGGTGTTCGTCATCAATACGGTCACGTCATCGACGTGCTGCCGACCACGCTGGAGCTGATCCACGCGCAAGTGCCCGCATCGATCAACGGCTATAAGCAAGAGCCGATCGAAGGTACCAGTCTTGCCTATAGCATCAACAATGCCACCGCTCCTTCGCAGCACACCGTTCAGCACTATGAAGTGAAAGGTTCGCGCTCTATTTACAAAGACGGTTGGAAAGCCGGCGCACTGCACAAGGATGGCGAGGACTTCAACCAGGACAAATGGGAGTTGTATAACCTCAATGAAGATTTCAACGAACGAACCGACCTGGCGACAAAGCATCCCGAAAAACTGAAGGAGCTGCAGGAACTCTTTGACAAGGAGGCGTACAAATACAACGTCTATCCCTTGAAAGACTTGACGACGCCCATCATCGGTCCCACCCTTTTCGATGGCAGAAATGTGATCGTGTTCTATCCCGGGATGTCCACCATCGTTGAACTGGCGGCGCCCGATCTGAGAAATAAATCGTTTAGCCTGACGGCGGATGTGGAGATCCCTGCAAAAGGTGCGGACGGTGTATTGTTCTCGACCGGTGGTCGCGACAACGGCACGAGCTTTTACGTGCAGGATCAGAAACTGAACTTTACCTATAATTTAGGATGGACGAAGTTCAACGTCACCTCGTCGGCCAAAGCGATCACGCCCGGCAAGGCCCAATTGAAATTTGATTTCAAATACGACGGCGGCCCGAGAAACTCGGGAGGCACGGGCACGCTGTATGTGAACGGCACAAAGGTAGGCGAGGCACGCATCGAGAAAACGTCCAACAGCATCTTTGGTCATGAAGGATTGAATGTGGGTTTTGATGACCTCACACCGGTGTCGGACACTTATAAAGTCCCGTTTGCTTTCAGCGGCACGTTGAATAAAGTCACCGTCGAATTGAAACAGCCCGAAACGGCTACGGTTACCGGAGGAAAATAA
- a CDS encoding arylsulfatase, producing the protein MKTPFRSGYRNFKFLYLALVAAPFLLPSAYGQQNPDAAWKGKISKSAKDSQPYKVEYVKKAAAGSPNIVWIILDDVGYGATSAFGGLIQTPHLDSLANQGLRYTNFHTAGICSPTRSALLTGRNHHSVGMGLFPHFYLSADYPGYNGHILPQKGTIAEVLHENGYSTYQLGKWHLTPDDESTDLGPFLRWPSGKGFDHNYGFLGGATDQYNPDLVEDNQHIKPDGRHLNELLADKAISYVKRQKELAPEKPFFIYYATGAGHAPHQVDKVWSDKYKGKFDEGWDVYREKVIANQKKLGVIPANAQLPPRDPYLKAWKDLPAEEKHLYARFMEVYAGFLEETDHEIGRFINYLKTSGQLENTAVFVMIGDNGGSKEGLEYGVTTKSIRFGADAITRDEYKKFILGEYDKIGTKEVASVANYPLGWAQATNTPFRLWKSDANAEGGTHNPLIVYYPKGVKEKGGIREQYSHLIDLFPTTLELTGIKQPEAIQGIKQDPLHGTSLAFSLNDKTAATRHTQQYYCIFGNRAIYKDGWKAAAAHHPNSLELFTYKGEAKPAIENNPEKEVWELYNLNEDFNELKDLSKKYPEKLKELKDLFDAEAAKYNIYPLIDIEHAAERYKLQPPPKVPVKTTASK; encoded by the coding sequence ATGAAAACCCCATTTCGTTCCGGGTATAGAAACTTTAAGTTTTTGTACCTGGCCTTGGTAGCGGCGCCGTTCCTTTTGCCGTCTGCCTATGGACAACAAAATCCGGATGCTGCCTGGAAAGGAAAGATCAGCAAGTCGGCAAAGGACTCGCAGCCATATAAAGTCGAGTATGTGAAAAAGGCCGCCGCCGGCTCGCCCAACATTGTGTGGATCATCCTGGATGATGTGGGCTATGGAGCCACCAGTGCCTTCGGAGGACTTATCCAAACGCCTCACTTAGATTCACTGGCCAACCAAGGTCTGCGCTATACCAACTTTCACACCGCTGGCATTTGCTCACCCACGCGTTCGGCGCTATTGACAGGCCGCAATCACCATTCGGTAGGCATGGGCTTGTTCCCGCACTTCTATCTCTCCGCCGACTATCCCGGCTACAACGGTCACATCCTGCCGCAGAAAGGAACCATTGCTGAAGTACTTCACGAAAATGGCTACAGCACCTACCAACTGGGCAAGTGGCACCTGACGCCCGATGATGAATCGACCGACCTGGGTCCGTTTCTCCGCTGGCCGTCCGGCAAAGGTTTCGATCATAACTACGGCTTCCTCGGCGGCGCAACCGACCAGTACAATCCAGACCTGGTCGAAGACAACCAACACATCAAACCCGATGGCCGGCACCTGAATGAATTGCTGGCCGACAAAGCCATCAGTTATGTGAAGCGCCAGAAGGAATTGGCGCCGGAAAAACCGTTCTTCATCTATTATGCTACCGGCGCCGGCCATGCCCCGCACCAGGTAGATAAAGTATGGTCCGACAAATACAAAGGCAAGTTCGACGAAGGATGGGACGTCTACCGCGAGAAAGTGATTGCCAACCAAAAGAAATTGGGTGTGATTCCCGCCAACGCGCAATTGCCCCCTCGCGATCCTTATCTGAAGGCATGGAAAGATCTGCCGGCGGAAGAGAAGCATTTGTATGCCCGCTTCATGGAGGTGTATGCCGGCTTCCTGGAAGAAACGGATCATGAGATCGGCCGCTTCATCAACTATTTGAAAACCTCCGGTCAACTGGAAAACACCGCGGTGTTTGTGATGATCGGCGACAACGGCGGAAGTAAGGAAGGGCTTGAATACGGTGTGACCACCAAGTCCATTCGCTTTGGCGCCGATGCGATCACGCGCGATGAGTACAAAAAATTTATCCTGGGTGAGTATGATAAGATCGGTACCAAGGAAGTCGCCAGCGTAGCCAACTATCCCCTGGGCTGGGCGCAGGCCACGAACACGCCGTTCCGGTTGTGGAAGAGCGATGCCAATGCCGAAGGAGGAACACACAATCCGCTCATCGTATATTACCCGAAAGGGGTAAAGGAAAAAGGCGGCATTCGCGAGCAATACTCCCACCTCATCGATTTGTTCCCGACAACGCTGGAGCTGACGGGCATCAAGCAACCGGAAGCCATACAAGGCATCAAGCAAGATCCACTTCATGGCACCAGTCTCGCCTTCTCGCTTAACGACAAGACTGCGGCTACGCGTCATACACAACAGTACTATTGCATTTTCGGCAACCGCGCTATTTACAAAGACGGCTGGAAGGCTGCTGCAGCACACCATCCTAATTCATTGGAGTTGTTCACCTACAAGGGAGAAGCCAAACCGGCCATTGAAAATAACCCTGAAAAAGAAGTATGGGAACTCTACAATCTGAACGAGGACTTTAACGAATTGAAAGATCTTTCGAAGAAGTATCCCGAGAAATTGAAGGAACTGAAAGACCTGTTTGATGCGGAAGCGGCGAAGTATAATATCTACCCGCTTATCGATATCGAGCATGCCGCGGAGCGTTACAAACTTCAACCGCCGCCAAAAGTGCCCGTAAAGACCACGGCGTCGAAATAA
- a CDS encoding sterol desaturase family protein, translating into MIKFIEAIFQNLSTWGLPVLMLILGIVEFSFGLYKKHWNTNEKILDLVCYTIPRVVVRPLVTYFALKFLPYALPGLKDAFTWVPFWWGFLILCVADDLTQYWYHRLHHEVPFLWRFHRTHHSAPYMGMAMASRQNVIYTMFFSQTYLTTALVYLGLGYPALFVKGIKSIITTLAHSSIPWDKPFYEKKWLHPVAWVLERTISTPATHHAHHADSNDDGIGHYKGNFGNMFFLWDVIFGTGLITRQYPKAYGIKHYQQEEWYAQFLWPILKSKKEGSELSANGPMVKEDDAAVPATTEETTSKIAVSSELKLT; encoded by the coding sequence ATGATCAAATTCATCGAAGCCATTTTTCAAAACCTCAGCACGTGGGGTCTGCCCGTGTTGATGCTCATCCTGGGTATAGTCGAATTTTCGTTCGGCTTGTACAAGAAGCATTGGAACACCAATGAAAAGATCCTCGACCTCGTGTGCTACACCATACCGCGCGTTGTGGTGCGGCCACTGGTGACGTATTTCGCATTGAAGTTCCTGCCGTATGCGCTGCCGGGTTTGAAGGATGCGTTTACGTGGGTGCCCTTCTGGTGGGGCTTTCTGATCCTTTGTGTGGCCGATGATTTGACACAATACTGGTATCACCGGCTGCACCATGAAGTTCCTTTCCTGTGGCGCTTTCATCGCACGCATCACTCGGCACCCTATATGGGCATGGCCATGGCCAGCCGTCAGAATGTGATCTACACGATGTTCTTTTCGCAAACGTATCTCACCACGGCACTGGTTTACCTGGGATTGGGATATCCAGCTTTATTTGTGAAAGGCATCAAGTCGATCATCACTACGCTGGCGCACTCCAGCATTCCCTGGGACAAACCTTTTTATGAGAAGAAATGGCTTCATCCCGTCGCTTGGGTGTTGGAGCGTACCATCTCCACGCCGGCCACGCATCACGCGCATCATGCCGACAGCAACGACGACGGTATCGGACATTACAAGGGAAACTTTGGCAACATGTTTTTCTTGTGGGATGTGATCTTCGGTACGGGACTCATCACCCGTCAATACCCCAAAGCCTATGGCATCAAGCATTATCAGCAGGAGGAATGGTATGCCCAGTTTCTCTGGCCGATCCTGAAATCTAAAAAGGAAGGCAGCGAGCTGTCGGCGAATGGTCCGATGGTGAAAGAGGATGATGCCGCTGTTCCGGCAACGACGGAAGAGACGACCTCTAAGATCGCAGTGTCTTCCGAATTGAAATTGACCTAG